Genomic DNA from Burkholderia plantarii:
CGACGGCGAGACGCTGGTCGCCTACGCGCGCCGCCTGCTCGCGCTGCGCGACGAGGCCTGGGCCGCGATCGTGCATCCGGAGGTGAAGGGGCGCGTGACGATCGGCGTGCCCGACGACTACGCGTCCTCCCTGCTGCCGCCGGTACTGCGCAAGTTCTCGGCGCGCTACCCGAAGGTGGAGATCCAGGTGGTGGGGCTGCCGAGCCGCGCGCTGGCGCCGCTCCTGAAGGACAACAAGATCGACCTGGCCTGCGTGACGCGCATGCGCGGACTGAACGGCGCGTTCGTGCGCGCCGAGCCGATGGTCTGGGCCGGCCCGCCGTCGGGCGGCGCCGTGTGGGACGAGCGGCCCCTGCCGGTGGCGCTGTTCGGCACCGGCAGCGTGGCGCGCGCCAACGCGATGCGCGCGCTCGAGGCGGCCGGCATCGCGTTTCGTACCTCATACGAAAGCCCGAGCCTGATGGGCCTCTTCAGCATGGTGGAGGCGGGGCTCGCGGTGGCGCCGCTGGCGCGCTGCGCGGTGCCCGCCCACTTCTCGCAGCAGGGGCCGGCGCACGGCCTGCCGCCGCTGCCCGATCTCGACATCGTGCTCGCGCGCAGCGCCCGGTCGAACCGGCCGCCCTGCGATTTCCTCGCCGACCAGCTGCTGTCCGACCTAAGCCTCTGACCCGGGCGCCGGCGGCGGGCCGGCCGTGGCGCGCGCAACGATTCCCGGCGCCGCCGGCCGCCTCGGCGGACGAAAGCAGGCGGCACCGGGCGCATCGAGCCGTCCCCGGCCCGCTCGCGGGCTCCCAAGCACCGCGCCGCGCTCATGCTGCGATGCATCAACGTAAAACTGTGTGTCGCACGCACCACTAAGTGTGTCGGGTCGATCTGAAACGCCCGATTTGCTCCGATAATCGAACCGTATGCACGCCGCCGCGGCACGCATGCCACGCGCCGCGACGTTGCCCGATTCGTTTCGCTTGCTACTCATGCCCGATCGCCAGTCCGATTCGCCGCGCCGTCTGTCGAAGATGCATCCCGCGCGCCTGCTGACGCCGAATGGCGTCCTGATCGCCGGCGCGCTGCTGCTGATGTTCTTCTGGACCCTGAGCGCGCTCGTGCTCTACCAGTCGCGCTCGGATGCCTATCAGCGCGCGGAGGGCAACGCGCGCAACCTCGTGCTCGTGCTCGAACGCGACATCGCGCGCAGCATCGAGCAATACGACCTGTCGCTGCAGGCCGTGGTGGACGGCATGCGCCAGCCGCAGGTGATGGCGCTGCCGCCGCATCTGCGCAACCTCGTGCTGTTCGATCGCGCCACCACCGGCCGCTATCTCGGCACCATCTACGTGGTCGACGCGCATGGCGACGTCGTGCTCGATTCGCGCTCCGACACGCCGCCGGCCGGCAAC
This window encodes:
- a CDS encoding LysR substrate-binding domain-containing protein, with product MKALDLDVLAMVVAVAEAGSFVRGAARVHRSQSALSMQIRALEQSLGKSLFVRGPRSVMPTPDGETLVAYARRLLALRDEAWAAIVHPEVKGRVTIGVPDDYASSLLPPVLRKFSARYPKVEIQVVGLPSRALAPLLKDNKIDLACVTRMRGLNGAFVRAEPMVWAGPPSGGAVWDERPLPVALFGTGSVARANAMRALEAAGIAFRTSYESPSLMGLFSMVEAGLAVAPLARCAVPAHFSQQGPAHGLPPLPDLDIVLARSARSNRPPCDFLADQLLSDLSL